The sequence below is a genomic window from Halolamina litorea.
GCTGTAGGCCGTGCCGCCGTCGAAGTTCGCGTCCGCCTGGTAGACGGTGCCGTCCACGGCGGTGTACTCGGCGCCACCGGCGTTCACCGCGAACACGACATCGTCGGGCTGCTCGGGGTTGCCGTCGTCGACGCTCTCCTCGAGTTTCAGCACGACGACGTTCGAGGCCAGCCCCATGTCGCCGCCTTCCTGCCCGTGCGCGGCGACGAAGTAGTTGTAGCCGGCGTTGTCGTCGCCGTCGGCGGTCGTGTTCGTCAGCGTGACCGGGATGGTCGCCTCGCCGTTGGCGTCGAGCGTTGCCGTGTAGTACTCGACGTCCTGGGCGTTGTTGGCCTCGTAGGCCTCGATGTCGTAGCCCGGCTCGCCGTCGCCGTCGGCGTCCGGGACGTTCGTGAGCGAGAGTTCGCCCTCGACACGCACGAGGGTGACCGTCTCGCCCGGTTCGCCGGTGACCGTGATGCTCTGGTCGGCCGCGGCGACCGTCGCCCCGCTGTGGTAGCCATCGAGGACGCTGCCGTTCAGCGTGAGCCCGTCGGCGCCGACCGTCGGCGCGGGCGCCTCGTCGTCGGTAACGACCGCGGTCGATCCGCCGGCCGAACCGTCACCCATCAGTTGGGTCGTCTGGGTGCTGCCGTCCTCGTAGGTGACCGTGACCGTCGCGCGGGCGAGTTCCAGCCCGGAGACCGGCCCGGCCTCCTGGGAGTTGATCGTCGCGCCCTTGATCGAGGTCGGGTCGTTGTCGGCCCAGAACGTCGCCGTCTCGCCCGACTGGAAGTCGTCGAACTCGACGGTCATCACGTCGTAGCCGTCGTCGGCGTTCTGCCCGTTGTGGGGCTGGCTGAACGCCTCGCCGCTCCCGGGCACCGTCGTGATGCCGGTGTCGCCCTCGTCGGCGATGGTGAACCCCTCGCCGGTCGGGTCGCCCGCAGTCCCCTGCGGGTCGTACACCATGTCCGGCAGCGTCGCCGTGCTCAGGTCGATCGAGACCGACGTGATGTTCATCTCGCCGGTGTTGGTCACCTGGTAGGTGCCGCCGCCGTAGGTGCTGGTCTCGATGCTCGAGTCGGGCGTGATCTCGACGAGCGCCGACCCGGTCTCTTGGGAACCGTCGTCGCCGTCGCCGACCGCCGACTCGGTCGCCCACGCGTTGATGAGCGACTGGATCGTGGCGTCGTCGATGGTCTGGTTGCCGGTGTTGGGCACCTCGCTGTCGGTCGCCCACCAGTTGATCGCCTGCTGGATCTCGCTGTCCTCGACCAGCGAGTCGTTCTCGCCGCCAGCCGCGACGGCCTCGGCGACGGTCAGCGTCTCGGTCGGCGTCGGTTGCACCGTGACGTTGACCGTGTCGGTATCGCTGGCCTCCCCGTCGGAGACGCTCACCTGGAAAGTGTAGGTCGTCTCGCTGCTCACGTCGGGCGCGGTGAACGACACCTGCGCGCTGTCGCTCATGTCGAGCAGGCCCGTGGGCGTGCCGGCGGTCTGGGTCCACGTGTAGCCCAGCAGGCCGTCGTCGCCGTCGGGGTCCGTCGACGCCGATGCGTCGAGCGTGACCTCGGTGCCCGCCTCGACGCTCTGGTCGGCACCGGCGTCAGCCTCGGGCGGCTGGTTCGCCGGCTGATCGACGTACTCGACGTTCAGGTAGCTCCACGTGGCGTCGAACGGCGAACTCGCGCCGTTCGAGGTGGCGATGACGCCCACCGCCGTGCCGTTTCCATCGCTGCTGTCGAACCAAGCCGTCGGGACGGTCGTCTCCCCGACGAACTGTTGGCTCCCGTCGGCCATCGTGTAGTACGCTTCGACGGTGCCGTTGCTCGGGTAGACCGTCATCGAGAGCGTGGTCGTGTTGCCCGCGGTCGGTGCGGGCGGGTTCGCCACGTCGGTGAAGCTTCCGGCTTCCTCGGTGGCCAACTGGACGCCGGAGCCGCTACCGGTGCTGAACCCGGTCACTGTGAGCTTCGCGTAGTTGTCCTGATCGCCGGTGCCGATGTAGATGCCCTGTGACTGGAAGGGCTCCGCGTCGCTCGGCAGCCCGTTCACCGTCGTCTCGACGGTGAAGGGGGCGTCGGCGACGAAGCCGCGCTGGAACGCGAACTGCTGGGTGTTCGTCGCTTGGTGTGCGTCACCCTGCGGGACGTTCTCGACGGTCAGGACCTGTGCGGCCCCGCCGACGGTCATCTGCCCGGGGTCGTAGAGCGTCGCGTAGTCCGACCCGTTGGCCATCAGCCCGGTCCAGCCCTGCCCGCTCTCGCCGAACAGCGACGTCTCGGTGAACGCCATCTCGATCGGCAAGGTGGTCGTCAGCCCGTTGTCCGGGTCGAGCGCGAACAGGTCCTCGGTGTCGTCGATCCCGTCGTCGTCGTCGTCGGGGTCGTTCAGGTCCGAGGTGCCGTCGTCGTCGAAGTCCGCCGGCGTGGACGCGGCCGAACACGGGTCGGTGCCGGCGTCGATCTCGTCGGCGTTGTCGTAGCCGTCGCCGTCCTCGTCGAGGCTCGGGTCGTCGGCGCCGGTACACTGCTCGCCGGAGTCGTCGTTGTCGAAGTCGTTCGGCTCGAACACCGTGATGTCGCCGCGGGCGGTCCAGACGGTCCCCGGGAAGGGGCCGTCGTCGCCGACCGCCTCGATGCCGAGCGCGCTGATGTCGCTGAAGAAGTTCCCGGACTGGCTGACGACGCCCGTCCCGGTCGCGTTCAGTTGGACGCGCTCGACGGAGCTCGCGCCCTCGACGACGAGCAGGTCGCCCTGCATCTCGCCGCCGAAGTTCGAGGCGGTGTACTCGTCGATGCCGCCGGTCCACCCGAACGTGCCGCCGATCGAGTTGTCCTCGGTCGGGTCCTGGTAGTCACACTCGATCGGGTTCACTTCCGAGGCGGGAACGGGGCTGTTCGAGGCGTTGATGTCGAACACCACGTTCCCGTTCGCGTCGTAGATGTCCGCGCCGGTCGGGTTCGCGCGGATCGGGGCCGCGTGGCCGCCGTAGCTCCCCTCGGTCGCGATGTGGAGCTGATCGCCCGTGCCGTAGCTCCCGTCCTCGTTGGGCGCGTTGGTACACACGCCGCCGGCGCCCTCGTTCACCGGCTGGCCGCCCCAGCCGCCGTTCGGCCCGTTGTCGATGACGTATAGCTGGTCGTCGGCCGACAGCACGAGGTCGTAGGGGTTCCGGTAGCCCGAGGAGTAGACCTGCACGGGGCCGTCGGCGAGCCACTTCGCCTGGTTGGCGCCGTCCTGCCCGCCGAAGGGGAGGTCGTCGCCGGGCGTGGCGTCGTCGTTCCCGATCGTCGGGATCGCGTACATGAACTCGACGCTCGGGTAGGACTCGCTGCTGCCCTGCGGGTCGTAGTTCGCGAGGTCCTTGGCCGCGTAGTTCTGCTCGATCGCCGCGAGGTCGATCTCCAACACGGCCGCCGAGAGTGCGTACTCCGGCGTGTGGCCGAAGTTGTCGCTCGGCGCCCCCTTGTTGGTGTGGCCGCCCTGTGCGACGTAGAGCGTCTCGCCGTCGGCGCTCAGGTCGAGCCCGTTGGTCGCGTGGTTCTCCTCGGAGCGGGGGAGCCCGAGCACCATCACGTCGTGGTCGACGCCGTTCAGGCTGTCGCTGCTCCCCCAGTCGAGGGTCAGCCGGGAGATCGCTCCGGAGTTGGTGTCGGTGTCGTCGTCGTCGGTCCCCACATCGATGGTCGGGTCCGAGGAGGAGACGTAGACGATCGGCTCGTCGGCGGTCCCGCCGACGGTCAAGCCGGTCACCTGCCGGGTGTTCTCACCGGGGACGTAGTTCCCGTTGTCGTCGTGGTTCGGGATCGTCTGGACGGCGTCGATCGACGCCTGCGCGGTGACGCTGTAGCTGTTCTCGCCGTTCCGGGTGACGTTCAGCGCGTACACCGTCCCGCTCTGCTGGGCGACGTAGAGCCGACCGTCGGGGCCGAACTCGAGGGCGGTGAGTTGACCCTGATCGAACCCCTGCAGGCTGCTCTTGCCGAAGCCGACCTGTGCCGTGCTCGCCCCCTCGCCGGCGAGGTCGACGGTCAGCGGCGAGTTGTTCCCGGAGTGGGAGACCTCCAGCGTCGCGGCCTTCGGTTGGGCTTCGCTCGGCGCGAACGTCACCGGGACCTCCGCGGACTCGCCGGGCGCGAGCGTCGTCGCCGACGGCGATCCCGCCGAGAACGCGTCGTCACCGGAGACGGTGACGCCGTCGATGGTGATCGAGGCGTCACCCGTGCCGCCGAGGTTGGTCACCGTGACCGTCTCGGTGTCGGTTTCGCCGGTGAGCACCTCGCCGAAGCCGACGCTCGACGGGCCGCCGAGCGTGTCGGGCTCCGGCTCGGCGGCGACTATCTCGATCGCGGAGACCTTCGCGTTGTCCACCACGGTGGTGAAGTTCACGTCGAGCGTGTCGTCGCTCGGCGTCACGGTGAACGACTGCATCGTGCCGGTGTCGTGGCCCACGTCGGCGTGGATGTCGTAGTCGTTCAGGACCGTCTCGCCCTCGATCGCCACGTCGAACTCGCGCTCGCCCGACGCGGTCGCGAAGATCTCGGCGAAGTAGAGCCGGACGTCGTACGTCTGCCCGGCCGTCACGTCGAACGCCCACTGCTGGTCGCCGTAGCGTTCGGTCTGGAACACGTCGGCGGGCGTACTCGACGGGACCGACCCGTCGAGCGTGATCGCGTCACCCGTACTGTACGTCGACGTGCTCCCACTCACGGAGAGGCCGCTCGTGGAGCCCGGCACCGTCCAGTCGGGGCCGCCATCGACGGCCGTGACCGTCGATCCACCTGCGTTCACCCGATACTGTACGTCGCTACTCGTCTGAGCGGTCGCGGTCCCCGCCCCGAGCGCGACTGAGGTCACGCCCACGGACGTGACCATCAGTAACGCGAAGAGGACTGCGACCGCCTTCCGTACTGGTGTCGGTGGCATGTTGGTTGCCGCTGTCCACCACCTGCCGGCCGTGATGGGGCCGCCAGTCGGTGGAACAACGGGCCAACAGAGGTGCTACACCAGTTGTAACCATAAACACACTAACTGGGCCGTAACGTTCTGTATAACGGCGGTTAGCGGTACACAACCATCAGTATACGGTCGACGTCTGTGGTCCACTCTGCCCCGACAGCGTCGACGACGCTGCTCGCCGTTCGTGGAACACTGAGTACGGTCCGCTGTTCACGATGTTCGTCGCGGGAAGTCGGATCGTGACTCACGATCGGGTGCCCACGGCTCGCTGCGCTCGTCTAGGAACGACTTTCCTGATTCAGAGGACGTGCCGCTGTTCGTCTCGGGTCGTTCGACAGAAGAGCCGGAGGAGGGATTTGAACCCTCGACCTATTCCTTACGAAGGAATCGCTCTGCCAGCTGAGCTACCCCGGCGCGCACTCCAACGTACCGCCAACTCGAACATAAGGGTTGCGAAACCCCACCGCGGTCAGTCGATCCGGTCCAGTCGCGCGTCCAGACAGACGTTCAGTTCGTGGGGGGCGTACGACCGCACGACCCGCTCTTCCAGCGTCGTCACCTCGTACTCGTCGCCGGCGGCCGCCACCAGCGCCTCGCGGGCCCGGTCGAAGGGGCCGTCCTCGTGCTGGATGTCGTAGAGGTGGATCACACAGGAGTCCCCGGCGAACGCGACGGCGGCGTCGGCGAACTCCGCGGCGGTGTGAGGGAGGTTCATCACCAAGCGGTCGGCCCATCCCTCGTACTCCTCGGTCAACTCCCGCACGTCGCCGACGTGGGTGGTGATCCGGTCGGCGACGCCGTTGCGCTCCGCGTTCGCTTCGAGGTACGCGATAGCGTCCGGGTTGAGGTCGCAGGCGACCACTTCCGCGCCCGCGTCGGCCATCGGGATCGCGTAGGGACCGACGCCGGCGAACATGTCCAGTACGTGCTCGCCGGGTTCGATCTGCTCCACGACGCGGTTTCGCTCGGTGGCGAGCCGGGGCGAGAAGTAGACCTCGGCCACATCGACGGCGAACTCGTGGCCGTACTCCCGGTGGACGGTCTCCGTCGGCGGGCGTTCGTCGCCCTCGTCGGCGAGCACCTCCCAGTCCCGAACTCGCGTCTCGCCTTTCACCTTCGAGTCGCGGTTGAGCACGCTCCGGACCGGGATGTCCGACTCGACGATGGCCTCGGCGATTTCGGCGGCGCGCTCGGGGTCGTCCTCGTCGACGAGCACCACGTCCCCGAGGCGCTCGTAGGTCGGCTCGTAGCCCAGCAGGTCCGCAGGTGTCTGCTGGGGGGTCCGCTCGGGCACGTCACGGTCCGAGAGGGGCAGGTCCTCGGGAACGGCGTCGGGGTCGGTGACCGGGATGAACAGGTCGCCGTTCTCGACGGCGATGCCGAACGACTGGTCGATCAGGTCCGCCTCCGCGAGGTGCTGTCGGGTCGCCTCGCCGTTCTCGCGGGCGACGACGACGCAGGGCCGCTTCATACCCGAACTCGGCGCCCGCCGCGAGTAAGGGCTGCGGTTGCCCCCGTCGGCGTCTCGCCCCGACCTACGCGAGCGCTTCCAGTAGCTCCGGCGCCGACGCGGCGACTCCCGTTTCGCCGCTCCGAACCTCGCGGTAGCGCTCGGCCGCGGCCTGTGACACCGTCCGTTCGGCCAGCGACCGCCCCTCGACACAGTAGACGGGCGTCGAGGATTCGGTGAGCCGGTCGAGCACGGGAACGAGCCCCGCCGTGAGGTCCACGTCGGCGACGACGACGGCGTCGGCGGCCGCGGCGAACTCGGCAGTTCGGTCGAGCGCCGCGGCGTCGGTCCCCGAGAGCGGGTCGACGGTGACGGTCTCCATCCCCAGCGCGTCCGCCACATCGGCGTCGCTGTCGCCCGTCGCCACGGGGCCGACCGTCGCCTCGACGCCCGCCCGGCCAAGCCGCGTGAGCAGGGGGCCCGCTCGCCCGCCGCCGGCGACGACGTGGACCCGCTCCACGTCGGGCACGTCCGGGGCATCGATCTGTTCGGGGTTCTCCGGGAGCGCGGTCACCCGCGGGCGCTCGGTGACGGGGTCGGCGGTGACCACCGAGGCGACGTCGAACGCCCGCTGCAGCGTCTC
It includes:
- a CDS encoding malectin domain-containing carbohydrate-binding protein, with the translated sequence MPPTPVRKAVAVLFALLMVTSVGVTSVALGAGTATAQTSSDVQYRVNAGGSTVTAVDGGPDWTVPGSTSGLSVSGSTSTYSTGDAITLDGSVPSSTPADVFQTERYGDQQWAFDVTAGQTYDVRLYFAEIFATASGEREFDVAIEGETVLNDYDIHADVGHDTGTMQSFTVTPSDDTLDVNFTTVVDNAKVSAIEIVAAEPEPDTLGGPSSVGFGEVLTGETDTETVTVTNLGGTGDASITIDGVTVSGDDAFSAGSPSATTLAPGESAEVPVTFAPSEAQPKAATLEVSHSGNNSPLTVDLAGEGASTAQVGFGKSSLQGFDQGQLTALEFGPDGRLYVAQQSGTVYALNVTRNGENSYSVTAQASIDAVQTIPNHDDNGNYVPGENTRQVTGLTVGGTADEPIVYVSSSDPTIDVGTDDDDTDTNSGAISRLTLDWGSSDSLNGVDHDVMVLGLPRSEENHATNGLDLSADGETLYVAQGGHTNKGAPSDNFGHTPEYALSAAVLEIDLAAIEQNYAAKDLANYDPQGSSESYPSVEFMYAIPTIGNDDATPGDDLPFGGQDGANQAKWLADGPVQVYSSGYRNPYDLVLSADDQLYVIDNGPNGGWGGQPVNEGAGGVCTNAPNEDGSYGTGDQLHIATEGSYGGHAAPIRANPTGADIYDANGNVVFDINASNSPVPASEVNPIECDYQDPTEDNSIGGTFGWTGGIDEYTASNFGGEMQGDLLVVEGASSVERVQLNATGTGVVSQSGNFFSDISALGIEAVGDDGPFPGTVWTARGDITVFEPNDFDNDDSGEQCTGADDPSLDEDGDGYDNADEIDAGTDPCSAASTPADFDDDGTSDLNDPDDDDDGIDDTEDLFALDPDNGLTTTLPIEMAFTETSLFGESGQGWTGLMANGSDYATLYDPGQMTVGGAAQVLTVENVPQGDAHQATNTQQFAFQRGFVADAPFTVETTVNGLPSDAEPFQSQGIYIGTGDQDNYAKLTVTGFSTGSGSGVQLATEEAGSFTDVANPPAPTAGNTTTLSMTVYPSNGTVEAYYTMADGSQQFVGETTVPTAWFDSSDGNGTAVGVIATSNGASSPFDATWSYLNVEYVDQPANQPPEADAGADQSVEAGTEVTLDASASTDPDGDDGLLGYTWTQTAGTPTGLLDMSDSAQVSFTAPDVSSETTYTFQVSVSDGEASDTDTVNVTVQPTPTETLTVAEAVAAGGENDSLVEDSEIQQAINWWATDSEVPNTGNQTIDDATIQSLINAWATESAVGDGDDGSQETGSALVEITPDSSIETSTYGGGTYQVTNTGEMNITSVSIDLSTATLPDMVYDPQGTAGDPTGEGFTIADEGDTGITTVPGSGEAFSQPHNGQNADDGYDVMTVEFDDFQSGETATFWADNDPTSIKGATINSQEAGPVSGLELARATVTVTYEDGSTQTTQLMGDGSAGGSTAVVTDDEAPAPTVGADGLTLNGSVLDGYHSGATVAAADQSITVTGEPGETVTLVRVEGELSLTNVPDADGDGEPGYDIEAYEANNAQDVEYYTATLDANGEATIPVTLTNTTADGDDNAGYNYFVAAHGQEGGDMGLASNVVVLKLEESVDDGNPEQPDDVVFAVNAGGAEYTAVDGTVYQADANFDGGTAYSTSDWADSPPEIGNTEDDPLYRTERYGDPFGYDIPVPADGEYTVTLQFAEIYQGAAPSDSPDSSGPTDGTNENDRLFNASIEGQQVLSEYDIFAEVGALNATEETFTVTVTDGTLNVDFTAINDNAKVSAITVTQANESDDGGDAGTASADFAVTANGGIDASTYESGSFEITNTGDVAITSVTYDLGTAAFPDVVFDPQGTAGDATAKGFTPDSGASAVSPTGSFAAPHNGQNGDDGYDQLVVDFGDFDAGETFAFSTDVDPTSIKNAQSTGAAGSVSGLELAGATVTVEYADGTTQTTSLFADGSDGGAEASAADDDPTAPTIGAENVSLDAGALEGHHSAATVTAANQTVTVTGPAGATVELLHVEGQLGLDNQTNGYDLEPFEANTAESVAVETVTLDANGEATVDVTLTNTSSSGAEGGFNYFVAAVADGGDTGATSNVVVLKYDDSDGGDSTTAQVLHRVNAGEGTTVPATDDGPDWTGAADTSSPYLTSVADPSNNYCGGDEVTAGSTVPNGTPDGVWDCERYGNMTWTFSVDAGQTVEVRLYMANSFTGTSEPGDRQFNVSIEGQQVLSQYDPVADAGHATGVMKAVTVTDDGDGTVTVVFETGAVENPEVRAIEIVESDDSEQ
- a CDS encoding class I SAM-dependent methyltransferase, with amino-acid sequence MKRPCVVVARENGEATRQHLAEADLIDQSFGIAVENGDLFIPVTDPDAVPEDLPLSDRDVPERTPQQTPADLLGYEPTYERLGDVVLVDEDDPERAAEIAEAIVESDIPVRSVLNRDSKVKGETRVRDWEVLADEGDERPPTETVHREYGHEFAVDVAEVYFSPRLATERNRVVEQIEPGEHVLDMFAGVGPYAIPMADAGAEVVACDLNPDAIAYLEANAERNGVADRITTHVGDVRELTEEYEGWADRLVMNLPHTAAEFADAAVAFAGDSCVIHLYDIQHEDGPFDRAREALVAAAGDEYEVTTLEERVVRSYAPHELNVCLDARLDRID